One region of Malania oleifera isolate guangnan ecotype guangnan chromosome 6, ASM2987363v1, whole genome shotgun sequence genomic DNA includes:
- the LOC131157289 gene encoding uncharacterized protein LOC131157289, translating to MGTASLPVSPATKPTPLPTQEDDLMNQSTALLSFDTDASAASSRKPPVTIVLITSLFLTTSVALAASAAFAFLFFSSPSRRASSPVESVARPLAKLDRPVVLLISSDGFRFGYQFKTPTPNIGRLIANGTEAELGLIPVFPTLTFPNHYSIVTGLYPAYHGVINNHFLDPVTGDAFNMGSHEPKWWLGEPLWETVVNHGLKAATYFWPGSEVKKGSWTCSPGVCRHYNGSVPFEERVDTILHYFDLPKDEIPVFMTLYFEDPDHQGHQVGPDDPEITEAVARIDKMIGRLIQGLEKKGVFEDVNIILVGDHGMVGTCDKKLIFLDDLAPWIDIPQYWVQSYTPLLAIRPSPGLSPSDVVAKMNEGLNSGKVENGKNLKIYLKEDLPSRLHYVESDRIPPIIGLLEEGFKVEQKRSKRKECGGAHGYDNAFFSMRSIFIGHGPQFVRGRKVSSFENVQIYNLVTSILKIQGAPNNGTLSFPKTILLS from the coding sequence atggGTACTGCTTCTCTTCCTGTGTCACCTGCAACCAAGCCCACGCCACTGCCGACCCAAGAAGATGACCTTATGAACCAATCCACAGCTCTCCTCTCCTTCGACACCGATGCCTCCGCCGCCTCTTCCCGTAAGCCCCCCGTCACCATCGTCCTCATCACCTCTCTGTTCCTAACCACCTCCGTTGCTCTCGCTGCCTCCGCGGCTTTCGCCTTCCTCTTCTTTTCCTCCCCTTCTCGTCGCGCCTCTAGCCCCGTTGAATCCGTAGCGCGTCCCCTCGCGAAGCTCGACCGACCGGTCGTCCTGCTGATTTCCTCCGATGGGTTCCGATTCGGGTACCAGTTCAAAACCCCGACCCCCAACATCGGCCGCCTGATCGCCAACGGGACTGAAGCTGAACTGGGTCTGATTCCTGTTTTCCCTACTTTAACTTTCCCCAATCATTATTCGATCGTGACGGGTCTTTACCCTGCTTATCACGGCGTCATCAACAACCATTTTTTGGATCCGGTCACCGGCGATGCCTTCAATATGGGGAGTCACGAGCCCAAGTGGTGGCTCGGCGAACCTTTGTGGGAGACGGTGGTGAATCACGGACTTAAGGCTGCAACCTATTTCTGGCCTGGTTCTGAGGTAAAGAAGGGTTCTTGGACTTGCTCACCAGGTGTATGTAGACATTATAATGGTTCTGTTCCATTTGAAGAGCGGGTGGATACTATTTTGCATTACTTTGATCTTCCGAAGGATGAGATTCCTGTGTTTATGACGCTGTATTTTGAGGACCCAGACCATCAGGGTCACCAGGTTGGGCCTGATGATCCCGAAATAACTGAAGCGGTTGCTAGAATCGATAAGATGATTGGGAGGTTGATCCAAGGGCTAGAGAAGAAAGGGGTTTTTGAAGATGTTAATATAATTTTGGTTGGTGATCATGGGATGGTGGGTACTTGCGATAAGAAGTTAATTTTTCTCGATGATTTGGCTCCTTGGATTGATATTCCACAGTACTGGGTGCAATCATATACCCCATTGCTTGCAATTCGTCCTTCTCCTGGTTTATCTCCTTCGGATGTCGTAGCAAAAATGAATGAAGGATTGAACTCTGGTAAGGTTGAGAATGGgaagaatttgaaaatttatcTCAAGGAAGATTTACCTAGCCGGCTCCACTATGTGGAAAGTGATCGGATTCCCCCAATTATAGGGCTGCTTGAGGAGGGGTTCAAGGTGGAGCAGAAGAGATCAAAGAGGAAGGAATGTGGAGGAGCACATGGCTATGACAATGCATTCTTCTCCATGAGGTCCATTTTCATCGGGCATGGTCCTCAATTTGTAAGAGGGCGAAAGGTGTCATCATTTGAGAATGTCCAGATATATAACTTGGTCACTTCAATTCTCAAGATACAAGGGGCTCCTAACAATGGGACACTATCATTTCCAAAGACAATTCTTTTATCATAG